The sequence below is a genomic window from Lolium perenne isolate Kyuss_39 chromosome 4, Kyuss_2.0, whole genome shotgun sequence.
CACCAAACTAATGAACATTTCCTTAATGCTCAAATGGATTTGGAAACTCTACCAGGATGCGGAGGGTCTATGGGCGGACCTCATCCGCACCAAATACTTGGGGGGCGGGACCTTTTCTCGCGGGAGATCCCGAGCAATGGTTTCCAGTTCCGGAACTCCATCGAGAAGATCAAATGGTACTTCAAGCTCGGGGCTAAACATAAGATCCGCAACGGGAAGTGCACCTACTTCTGACTTGACTGGTGGACTGGCCCGAGCCCTCTACATACCCGCTTCCCGTTCTTGTTTAGCTGATGTATGTCTCCCTTCGCCACTGTCCAGGACGCAAGGGTCTTAGAGGGAGTGCCCTGGGAATGGTGAATTGGGTTTCGCCGGCAACTTGGTATGGCTGAAAGAGTGGAATGAGATGACCAGGGAGGTGCATGCCCTTCTCCCCTCTACTCAGGAGGACGTGGTCGCATGGTCCTTGGAGCCGTCAAGATGCTTCACGACCAAATCGGCCTACCTCCATCTATCGCGAGGGGCGACCATTACATGCTTTAAGGAAGTCTGGCACACTCACGACGCCTAGGATCAAAGTTTTTCTATGGCAGCTGATTCGCAGCAGACTTCCTTCCTCGGTTCAGGTGGCTAAGAGGCATGGGCCATCCGATGGGCTTTTTTATTTGAAAGACACTCAATTACTTTTTAAGAAAAGAAATAGCACTATGTATGGATAAGTTTGAGCTATTTTTTAAAGATTGTCTTGTGGGTTTTTTCTACATATCTTTTTTTGCGAAATTTTACTACATATCTAGCTAGGTACATATGGGAAAATTAAGTTTTTATTTAGTTTTTTCTTATCCATCCCATTCACGGCGCATTCGCAATGCGCCGTAGCAACGCATGGGCAACTTCCGTAGTATTACTCCTACATAAGATGAAGAACTTGATAATGTGTAAATAGAAGTGTTCATAATAACatcttcataatcatgaacagtcTTAGATACATAAATAAGGGTAGAGAGCGGTGCGGGAGGGCCGTCCAAATTTGATTGGTTGCCTCCTACTTATACCTCTGACCTCTCACAACTCATAAGGTATCGACCTCAAAACTATTATTCAGGTATCTCTCCTCTCTATACGGCATGAAGGAATATACTCATGCAGGAGCTTGTATGTCTCACCACCTCGTATATATGTTCGGCTAGATTATTTGAGATCCCGAGTCAAAATTAAGCTGATCAGAAGAACATCACTTCACTTCTTGCTCACTTGGCTGAGTAGGAGGTGTCGGCCTTCCAGCCCTCAGGAATGACGTCCTCGACTTCGGATTTGGTGCCACCCTCGGTGGTGTAGCGGACGGTGAATGGTCCCGTCAGCTTATCGGGGGTGTCGATCCTCCAGACAGCTCCCCACGATTCCTTGAGCTCGATCCACTTATCCTTGCCCTTCTCCTTGATGTCCACCGCCaccacgtcgccgtcgccgtcgacaTACTTCACTAGAATAGCCAGGTAGTTTGGGTTGGAACCCTTCTCAACGTGGAAAGTTGGCTTGGTGCCGTCCGGGTACTTGCACTTGACCCGCCTGAACTGGAGCTCCAGCTCGCCGGCGCTGCGGAGCTTCTGCTCCTCGCCCTTCTTCGCCATGGACCCGAACGCGTGGCCCGATAGGTCGAAGTGGTATGGTGCGATTGGCTCCTCGTTGTCGTCGGTGATTGTGACGGTGACAGCCTCGCCGGAGCAGGACTCGGGCTTGGTGCACTTGATCTCAAAGCAGGAGCCGCAGCCGCGGCCGTCCTTGAAGATGGGGGTGTTGCCGCAGCCGGTCATGCCGTTGAACGGTGCCTTGTCGACGTCCTTGTACCCGCACGCGCCTCCGTTGTCCTTGGGACCGGCGCCGGTCGGCTTGCCATACCAGGTGCTCTTCGCGTCCAGCCACTTGTCGCCGTACTCGGCCGTGATGTTGGGGCCCGGTGGTACCTTCGCGATGCCGTGCGCGCTGCCCAGGAACACGGCGAACAGCGCCACCACCAGGAGCACCGACGAGGAAGACGCCATCTTGAATTGATAACTGGTTGCTGCTTGTTGCTGCTGTGCGGTGATACGTACGAGGGATGGTATTTAAGGGCGGGAGCGGGCGACCTAATAGGGGAAGGTCCGGCGATGTTGGTGACGTACGCGCGGCTGGCCGTGACCAGGATAGCTTGTCCGTCCATGCATACACGGCTAGCCATCATCGTCGGAGGTTCATGTTCCTGGTCTGGCGATGTCAAGTGAACCGAGTTTAGGATGGCTGGATGGCCGGATCCTCTTTTGTTTGCGAATTGGCCATTTTTTTTGCGAATTGGATGGCTGGATCCTACCTATAAAGACATGCATACGTAGGATGCACGTAGTGTTGAACGAATATGTATATGTGTAGGTTTGGGTTTTGTATGTTGCACCTGTAGGGTCTCTCTCCCTTTATATTCACGTGGAGACTAGACCCGGTCACACCCCTGTACCTATATGTGCCTCGTGCACGATCAATCAAATCATCCTTGCACCAAATcacttctacatggtatcagatacCGCACCGATCCCTAACCCTAGCTTCCGCCTCTcctagccgccgctgccgccgtctctcggccgccgccgccgcca
It includes:
- the LOC127297559 gene encoding pollen allergen Lol p 1-like, whose product is MASSSSVLLVVALFAVFLGSAHGIAKVPPGPNITAEYGDKWLDAKSTWYGKPTGAGPKDNGGACGYKDVDKAPFNGMTGCGNTPIFKDGRGCGSCFEIKCTKPESCSGEAVTVTITDDNEEPIAPYHFDLSGHAFGSMAKKGEEQKLRSAGELELQFRRVKCKYPDGTKPTFHVEKGSNPNYLAILVKYVDGDGDVVAVDIKEKGKDKWIELKESWGAVWRIDTPDKLTGPFTVRYTTEGGTKSEVEDVIPEGWKADTSYSAK